The proteins below are encoded in one region of Rhododendron vialii isolate Sample 1 chromosome 7a, ASM3025357v1:
- the LOC131332671 gene encoding uncharacterized mitochondrial protein AtMg00810-like — MKIFPTFCFPQISLAWFLHGFSEANRTNASFEPLQHSVYEPVQQFKRDPVLLVTTFVTEKSLFGDNMTSTVILVVLVYVDDILITGNAHSFITQLVHQMQNAFSRKDLSSVSYFLGISIQSKGAGYLLSQCKYACDILAKAGMVNCKPCASPISITPSHSSIDSLPFSQPTLYRSIVGALQYLTITRPDLAYAVNHACQHMVAPTVAHFTAVKRLLRSVQGTLDHGLFFSPGPFTLQAYFDSDWAGDALDCRSTSGFCIFLGHNLISWSAKKQPTVSRSSTEAEYRALAHTVAELSWLQMLLRDFSIVLHSLPVLWCDNLGALALASNPVFHARSKHIAIDYHFIREKVTAK; from the exons ATGAAGATTTTTCCTACTTTTTGCTTTCCACAAATATCCCTAGCATGGTTTTTACATGGTTTTTCGGAAGCAAACCGAACCAATGCGAGTTTTGAACCACTGCAACACTCGGTTTATGAACCAGTGCAACAGTTCAAGCGTGACCCT GTACTTTTAGTGACAACTTTTGTCACAGAAAAATCTCTTTTCGGTGACAATATG ACTTCTACTGTAATTCTTGTTGTGCTTGTGTATGTGGATGACATCCTCATCACTGGTAATGCTCATTCTTTCATTACTCAACTGGTTCACCAAATGCAGAATGCCTTTTCTAGGAAGGATCTTAGTTCAGTTTCCTACTTTCTTGGCATTTCTATTCAATCCAAAGGTGCTGGGTATCTTTTGTCTCAGTGTAAGTATGCTTGTGACATCTTGGCTAAAGCTGGGATGGTGAATTGTAAGCCCTGTGCATCTCCTATTTCTATTACACCATCTCACTCTTCCATTGATTCTCTTCCTTTTAGTCAACCAACTCTTTATAGAAGCATTGTGGGTGCTCTACAGTATCTGACTATCACTCGACCAGATTTGGCATATGCTGTGAATCACGCTTGTCAGCACATGGTTGCTCCTACTGTCGCCCATTTTACTGCTGTTAAACGTCTTCTTCGTTCTGTTCAAGGTACCTTGGACCATGGTTTATTCTTTAGTCCAGGTCCCTTCACTTTGCAGGCTTATTTTGACTCTGACTGGGCTGGGGATGCCCTTGATTGTCGTTCTACCTCTGGTTTCTGTATTTTCTTGGGGCACAACCTTATTTCTTGGTCTGCTAAAAAGCAGCCCACTGTCTCACGGTCGTCTACCGAAGCCGAATACAGGGCTTTGGCTCATACAGTGGCTGAGCTAAGTTGGTTACAAATGTTGCTTCGTGACTTTTCTATTGTGCTTCATTCTTTGCCCGTCCTCTGGTGTGACAATCTTGGTGCCTTGGCTTTGGCTTCAAATCCTGTTTTTCATGCCCGCTCCAAACATATTGCTATTGATTACCATTTTATTCGTGAAAAGGTTACTGCCAAATAG